A region from the Mycolicibacterium litorale genome encodes:
- a CDS encoding glycosyltransferase → MTTSLTVVHVTESFASGTAAAIRDFARNYPSAEHHLVYARRPEAAVGAAEFSGFAASTELPGGHGARLRFIRRYLKGLNGPVVVHAHSSKGGVYARLAVRRSARRPVVYSPHCYSFERRDVGPAVRAVFRAAEWLLAFNTSAFGACSPREARLSRWPLAGPRIVTVPNVAGPCTIPAVNGPTPGDGLRVVGNGRLGAQKDPAFFADAIACARRTHPDLQAVWIGDGDPEYARYLEDRRIEVTGWLARAEALAELARGDVYLHTALWEGLPISILEADAAGLPVVARTRPYLTGQRLPLTFAEPAEFADVLTALRTASDRAAVREATRVALADNCDGSQQVALKELYGPYAGVR, encoded by the coding sequence GTGACCACTTCACTCACCGTCGTGCACGTCACCGAGTCGTTCGCCAGCGGCACCGCCGCGGCGATCCGAGACTTCGCGCGCAATTACCCCTCCGCCGAGCACCACCTCGTCTACGCGCGCCGCCCCGAGGCCGCGGTCGGCGCAGCGGAATTCAGCGGTTTCGCCGCTAGCACCGAGCTGCCCGGTGGCCACGGCGCACGGCTGCGGTTCATCCGCCGCTACCTGAAGGGCCTGAACGGTCCGGTCGTGGTCCACGCCCACTCGAGCAAGGGCGGGGTGTACGCCCGGCTCGCCGTGCGCCGGTCCGCCCGCCGCCCAGTGGTCTACTCACCGCACTGCTACTCCTTCGAGCGCCGTGACGTGGGGCCGGCGGTACGTGCGGTGTTCCGGGCGGCGGAATGGCTGCTCGCCTTCAACACCAGCGCTTTCGGCGCGTGCTCGCCGCGCGAGGCCCGCCTGTCGCGGTGGCCGCTCGCTGGTCCGCGGATCGTCACCGTGCCCAACGTCGCCGGACCGTGCACGATCCCGGCGGTCAACGGCCCCACCCCGGGCGATGGGCTGCGTGTCGTCGGCAACGGCAGGCTCGGCGCCCAGAAGGACCCCGCATTCTTCGCCGACGCCATCGCCTGCGCCAGGCGAACCCATCCCGACCTGCAGGCGGTGTGGATCGGTGACGGCGACCCGGAATACGCCCGCTACCTCGAGGACCGGCGGATCGAGGTGACAGGTTGGCTGGCGCGCGCCGAGGCCCTCGCCGAACTCGCCCGCGGCGACGTCTATCTGCATACCGCGCTGTGGGAAGGGCTGCCGATCTCGATCCTGGAGGCCGATGCCGCGGGCCTGCCGGTGGTGGCGCGAACACGGCCCTACCTGACCGGGCAGCGACTGCCGCTCACCTTCGCCGAACCCGCCGAGTTCGCCGACGTCCTGACGGCGCTGCGCACCGCGTCCGATCGGGCCGCCGTGCGCGAGGCCACCAGGGTGGCGCTGGCCGACAACTGCGACGGCAGCCAACAGGTTGCGCTCAAGGAGCTCTACGGGCCGTACGCCGGGGTTCGCTGA
- the wecB gene encoding non-hydrolyzing UDP-N-acetylglucosamine 2-epimerase produces the protein MTEVHLVAGTRPEAIKLAPLVPALRAHGMAPVFIASGQHPTMVHQALEAFGLEPDVTLSIDRGSGSQAELMAALTMQLDKHWAQETPDAVVVQGDTTTVLAAAMVAFWAKLPIAHVEAGLRSHDLAAPFPEEGNRKLVGQISRLHLAPTAEARANLEREGTRAGDIVVTGNTVIDAVLDIAARGRCIADPRVARFVARAHAGRSRLLLVTAHRRESWGAPLDRVLNAVLLLLDKYSDVEVVLPAHPNPAVAQQVHAVLGGHPRVLVTEPLAYPVLVATLAASTLVLSDSGGIQEEAPSFGVPVIVLREVTERMEAVDAGCAVLVGTDRDAVLDHACRLLDDADERAAMVAKGNPFGDGRAADRCAAAISRMLGRTHHGPAEFRF, from the coding sequence GTGACCGAAGTCCACCTGGTAGCAGGAACCCGTCCCGAGGCCATCAAGCTGGCGCCGCTGGTACCTGCTCTGCGGGCGCACGGTATGGCGCCGGTGTTCATCGCCAGCGGCCAGCACCCGACGATGGTTCATCAGGCGCTCGAAGCGTTCGGGCTCGAACCGGACGTGACGCTGAGCATCGACCGCGGCAGCGGAAGCCAGGCCGAGCTGATGGCCGCGCTGACGATGCAACTCGACAAGCACTGGGCGCAGGAAACTCCCGATGCGGTGGTCGTCCAGGGGGACACCACGACGGTGCTCGCCGCGGCGATGGTGGCCTTCTGGGCGAAGCTGCCGATCGCCCACGTCGAGGCAGGTCTGCGGTCACACGATCTGGCCGCGCCGTTCCCCGAAGAGGGCAACCGCAAGCTCGTCGGTCAGATCAGCCGGCTGCATCTGGCGCCCACCGCGGAGGCGCGGGCGAACCTCGAGCGGGAGGGCACCCGTGCGGGTGACATCGTGGTCACCGGCAACACGGTGATCGACGCGGTACTCGACATCGCGGCGCGGGGCCGGTGCATCGCCGACCCGCGGGTGGCCCGATTCGTCGCGCGAGCCCATGCGGGCCGCAGCAGGCTGCTGCTGGTGACCGCGCACCGGCGGGAATCCTGGGGTGCGCCGCTCGACCGCGTGCTCAATGCCGTCCTGCTGCTGCTCGACAAGTACTCCGATGTCGAGGTGGTCCTGCCCGCACATCCGAATCCGGCGGTGGCGCAACAGGTTCACGCGGTACTCGGTGGGCACCCGCGCGTGCTGGTGACCGAGCCGCTGGCGTACCCGGTGCTCGTCGCGACCCTGGCGGCGTCCACGTTGGTGCTCTCGGACTCGGGCGGGATCCAGGAGGAGGCGCCGAGCTTCGGCGTCCCCGTCATCGTGCTGCGCGAAGTCACCGAGCGGATGGAGGCCGTCGACGCGGGCTGTGCGGTCCTCGTGGGCACCGACCGCGACGCGGTGCTCGACCACGCCTGCCGTCTGCTCGACGATGCCGACGAGCGGGCGGCGATGGTGGCGAAGGGCAACCCGTTCGGTGACGGCCGTGCGGCCGACCGCTGCGCCGCGGCGATCTCCCGGATGCTCGGCCGGACCCATCACGGCCCGGCGGAATTCCGCTTCTGA
- a CDS encoding NUDIX hydrolase yields MSLHGSAVDILTDWDAPDPAQDSLRHAVLAFLAARPDGCLRSCVPGHVTASALVLDHTGTHTVLTLHPRFGRWLQVGGHCEPEDEDVVAAALREAREESGIDGLVIDPHLAAVHVHPVTCSLGVPTRHLDLQFLVRAPEGARITRSDESLDLRWWPLDALPADTDFGLAQLAAEAGRRGQTSVE; encoded by the coding sequence GTGAGCTTGCACGGATCCGCGGTCGACATCCTGACCGACTGGGACGCCCCGGACCCGGCGCAGGACTCGCTGCGCCACGCCGTGCTCGCGTTCCTGGCCGCCCGCCCCGACGGCTGCCTGCGCTCCTGTGTGCCGGGCCACGTGACCGCCTCGGCGCTGGTGCTCGACCACACCGGCACCCACACCGTGCTGACGTTGCACCCCCGGTTCGGCCGCTGGCTGCAGGTGGGCGGACACTGCGAGCCCGAGGACGAGGACGTCGTCGCCGCCGCGCTGCGCGAGGCCCGTGAGGAGTCCGGCATCGACGGGCTGGTGATCGATCCGCACCTCGCGGCCGTCCATGTGCACCCGGTGACGTGTTCGCTGGGGGTGCCGACACGTCACCTCGACCTGCAGTTCTTGGTGCGGGCTCCGGAGGGCGCGCGGATCACCCGCTCCGACGAGTCACTGGACCTGCGCTGGTGGCCGCTCGACGCGCTGCCCGCGGACACCGATTTCGGACTGGCCCAGCTGGCCGCCGAGGCCGGGCGCCGGGGTCAGACGTCGGTCGAGTAG
- the rfbD gene encoding dTDP-4-dehydrorhamnose reductase produces the protein MPQRLVITGAGGMVGRVLAAQARRQGRDVLALTSADCDITDPAALSRHVARGDMVVNCAAMTDVDAAESDPDRAHAVNADGPGHLAAACARTGAGLIHLSTDYVFGGDFGGAPPRPYDIEDETGPLSVYGRSKLAGERAVVDVLPDAYVVRTAWVYEGADGADFVAAMRRKALGADTVDVVADQIGSPTSAHDLAGALLEIADGGVRGPVLHAANAGQASRFDQARAVFEALGADPERVRPVGSDRFPRPARRPVYSALSGAGSAARGLTPLRPWREALVAALHGER, from the coding sequence ATGCCGCAACGTCTCGTGATCACCGGTGCCGGCGGCATGGTGGGGCGCGTCCTGGCTGCTCAGGCCCGGCGGCAGGGCCGTGACGTGCTGGCGCTCACCTCGGCCGACTGCGACATCACCGATCCCGCCGCCCTGTCGCGTCATGTCGCACGTGGCGACATGGTGGTCAACTGCGCGGCGATGACCGACGTCGACGCCGCGGAATCCGATCCCGACCGCGCGCACGCCGTCAACGCCGACGGACCGGGCCACCTCGCCGCGGCCTGCGCGCGGACCGGCGCGGGCCTGATCCACCTGTCCACCGACTACGTGTTCGGTGGGGACTTCGGCGGGGCGCCACCGAGGCCGTACGACATCGAGGACGAGACCGGACCGCTGAGCGTCTACGGACGAAGCAAGCTCGCCGGCGAGCGCGCGGTGGTCGACGTGCTTCCGGACGCCTACGTCGTGCGCACCGCCTGGGTCTACGAGGGCGCCGACGGTGCCGACTTCGTCGCCGCAATGCGTCGCAAGGCCCTTGGCGCCGACACCGTCGACGTGGTGGCGGATCAGATCGGATCGCCGACCAGTGCTCACGACCTGGCCGGTGCGCTGCTCGAGATCGCCGACGGCGGGGTGCGCGGGCCGGTGCTGCACGCCGCCAACGCGGGGCAGGCCAGCCGGTTCGACCAGGCCCGCGCCGTCTTCGAGGCGCTGGGCGCCGACCCGGAACGGGTCAGGCCCGTGGGCAGCGACCGGTTCCCGCGGCCCGCGCGGCGGCCGGTGTATTCGGCCCTGTCGGGTGCCGGGTCGGCGGCGCGCGGGCTGACACCGCTGCGCCCGTGGCGCGAGGCGCTGGTCGCGGCCCTGCACGGGGAGCGCTGA
- a CDS encoding LCP family protein — translation MPARVLRAVAVTVTLAVVLGTGVAWSRIRSFEEGINHISSPALGDGGEDGAIDVLLVGSDSRTDAHGNPLSQEELATLRAGDDVSTNTDTIILIRIPNNGQSATAISIPRDSYVQAPGLGKMKINGVYGSVHLEKLKELVEQQGMDPAEAEPIAVEDGREALIKTVANLTGVTVDHYAEIGLLGFALITDALGGVDVCLKEPVYEPLSGADFPAGWQKLNGPQALSFVRQRHNLPRGDLDRVTRQQAVMASLAHEVISSKTLSSPATLSRLEAAVQRSVVLSDGWDIMDFVDQLQKLAAGNVAFATIPVLREDGWSDDGMQSVVRVDPAAVQEWVTGLLNEQDEGKTEELAYTPDKTTVEVVNATDINGLAASVSAVLAQKGFTPGPTGNYDGGAVDKSQVQAAKADDLGAQAISRDLGGLAVVEDGSVAPGTVRVVLSDDYTGPGSGLDGTDPTMLTADPAGTGEVDPAAPPPPPQIITAGSDDPECVN, via the coding sequence ATGCCCGCTCGAGTCCTTCGTGCCGTCGCCGTGACGGTGACCCTTGCCGTGGTGCTCGGGACAGGTGTGGCGTGGAGCCGGATCCGCTCGTTCGAAGAAGGCATCAACCACATCAGTTCCCCGGCACTCGGCGACGGCGGCGAGGACGGCGCGATCGACGTCCTGCTGGTGGGCTCCGACAGCCGGACCGACGCCCACGGCAACCCCCTGTCGCAGGAGGAGCTGGCTACCCTGCGCGCCGGTGACGACGTCTCCACCAACACCGACACGATCATCTTGATCCGTATCCCGAACAACGGGCAGTCCGCGACGGCGATCTCGATCCCCCGCGACTCGTACGTCCAGGCGCCGGGACTGGGCAAGATGAAGATCAACGGTGTCTACGGGTCGGTCCACCTGGAGAAGCTCAAGGAGCTCGTCGAGCAACAGGGTATGGATCCCGCCGAGGCCGAGCCGATCGCGGTCGAGGACGGCCGCGAGGCGCTGATCAAGACGGTCGCCAATCTGACCGGCGTGACCGTCGACCACTACGCCGAGATCGGCCTGCTGGGCTTCGCGTTGATCACCGACGCCCTCGGCGGCGTCGATGTCTGCCTGAAAGAACCCGTCTACGAACCGCTTTCGGGTGCCGACTTCCCCGCCGGCTGGCAGAAGCTCAACGGGCCCCAGGCGCTCAGCTTCGTGCGGCAGCGGCACAACCTGCCGCGCGGCGACCTCGACCGCGTCACACGCCAGCAGGCGGTGATGGCGTCCCTGGCCCACGAGGTGATCTCCTCGAAGACCCTGTCGAGCCCGGCGACGCTGAGCCGGCTGGAAGCGGCCGTCCAGCGCTCCGTGGTCCTGTCCGACGGGTGGGACATCATGGATTTCGTCGACCAGTTGCAGAAGCTCGCCGCGGGCAACGTGGCCTTCGCGACGATCCCGGTGCTGCGCGAGGACGGTTGGAGCGACGACGGGATGCAGAGCGTGGTGCGCGTCGACCCGGCGGCGGTCCAGGAGTGGGTGACCGGCCTGCTCAACGAACAGGACGAGGGCAAGACCGAGGAACTCGCCTACACCCCGGACAAGACCACCGTCGAGGTCGTCAACGCGACCGACATCAACGGTCTGGCCGCCTCCGTGTCGGCGGTGCTGGCGCAGAAGGGCTTCACCCCAGGGCCGACCGGCAACTACGACGGCGGAGCCGTCGACAAGAGCCAGGTTCAGGCGGCGAAGGCCGACGACCTGGGCGCACAGGCGATTTCGCGGGACCTGGGTGGTCTCGCGGTCGTCGAGGACGGCTCCGTGGCACCGGGCACCGTGCGGGTGGTGCTGTCCGACGACTACACCGGACCGGGTTCGGGCCTCGACGGCACCGACCCGACGATGCTGACCGCCGACCCGGCCGGCACCGGGGAAGTGGATCCGGCCGCACCGCCGCCTCCCCCGCAGATCATCACCGCCGGTTCCGACGATCCGGAGTGTGTGAACTGA
- a CDS encoding glycosyltransferase family 2 protein, with amino-acid sequence MSDELVVVTVTYSPGPHLDRFLATLAHATDRPVTVVMADNGSTDGAPERAVERYPNTRLLRTGGNLGYGTAVNRAVDSLEQDPGRDTVDSEFLIVANPDVQWGPKSIDLMLDAAERWPRAGALGPLIRDPDGSVYPSARHLPSLIRGGMHAVVGPFWRSNPWTAAYRQDRAEPSERPVGWLSGSCLLLRRAAFAQIGGFDERYFMYMEDVDLGDRLGRAGWLNVYVPSAEILHDKGHSTGRDPARNLAAHHRSTYTFLSDRYPHRWQAPLRAAMKGALAVRAGLVVRKARRQQAKGG; translated from the coding sequence ATGAGTGACGAGTTGGTCGTCGTCACGGTGACGTATTCACCGGGGCCGCACCTCGACCGGTTCCTGGCGACGCTCGCCCATGCCACGGACCGACCGGTGACTGTCGTGATGGCCGACAACGGCTCCACCGACGGCGCACCCGAGCGCGCGGTCGAGCGCTACCCCAACACCAGGCTGCTGCGCACCGGCGGCAACCTCGGGTACGGCACCGCGGTCAACCGCGCGGTCGACTCCCTCGAGCAGGACCCGGGTCGCGACACCGTGGACTCGGAGTTCCTCATCGTCGCCAATCCGGACGTGCAGTGGGGGCCGAAGTCCATCGATCTCATGCTGGACGCCGCGGAGAGGTGGCCTCGGGCCGGCGCACTGGGGCCGCTCATCCGGGACCCCGACGGTTCGGTGTACCCGTCGGCGCGGCACCTGCCCAGCCTGATCCGCGGCGGGATGCACGCCGTGGTCGGCCCGTTCTGGCGGTCCAATCCGTGGACCGCGGCCTACCGCCAGGACCGGGCGGAGCCCAGCGAACGCCCCGTCGGCTGGTTGTCCGGCAGTTGCCTGCTGCTGCGCCGGGCCGCGTTCGCACAGATCGGCGGGTTCGACGAGCGCTACTTCATGTACATGGAGGACGTTGACCTCGGTGATCGGCTGGGTCGGGCCGGCTGGCTCAACGTCTATGTCCCGTCGGCGGAGATCCTGCACGACAAGGGCCACTCGACGGGTCGGGATCCGGCCCGCAACCTGGCCGCCCATCACCGCAGCACCTACACTTTCTTGTCTGATCGCTACCCGCACCGATGGCAGGCGCCGTTGCGGGCGGCGATGAAGGGGGCGCTGGCCGTGCGGGCGGGGTTGGTGGTGCGCAAGGCTCGTCGACAACAGGCCAAAGGGGGGTAG
- a CDS encoding right-handed parallel beta-helix repeat-containing protein codes for MRPHADTLLTALLTTALVTVLAVLGVQAAHSAPPDETTSLQAQFDRLRPGDTLRLERRTYFHHGVLRITVPGVRIVGNGATLAATHAPTSAVQIEAPGVAVSEVTLTAPTDGPRYTGLDQHKLVVGGDGVSVTDVTVDGSAAAGVFVDGVTDFRLTRVTVRDTLADGIHMTDGASNGTLDHPRTERTGDDGVAVVSYGTDRPCAGITITAPVVEGTRWGRGIAVVGGRDVSVRDIMVSRTSGAGVYIASEGAPYYTDSVAGIHVAGGTVTGANTDPAVVHGAVLVYSGHAGHSVRDVSISDLTIAGTPPSAQRNVGVLTGPGSVDGIDLNRITLQSNDIRPLMVDAPAGSVQISDFTADGRPVDVG; via the coding sequence ATGCGCCCGCACGCTGACACGCTCCTCACCGCCCTGCTCACCACGGCGCTGGTCACCGTCCTGGCGGTGCTGGGCGTCCAAGCCGCGCACAGTGCGCCACCGGACGAAACCACTTCGCTGCAAGCCCAATTCGACCGGTTGCGGCCCGGTGACACCCTTCGGCTGGAGCGGCGCACCTACTTCCACCACGGCGTCCTGCGGATCACGGTCCCGGGTGTCCGGATCGTCGGCAACGGCGCCACCCTTGCCGCGACGCATGCGCCGACGTCCGCTGTCCAGATCGAGGCGCCCGGTGTGGCCGTCAGCGAGGTGACGCTCACCGCGCCCACCGACGGTCCGCGCTACACCGGCCTGGACCAGCACAAGCTCGTCGTCGGTGGCGACGGCGTCTCGGTCACCGACGTGACGGTCGACGGCTCGGCCGCCGCCGGGGTGTTCGTCGACGGCGTCACCGATTTCCGTCTCACCCGCGTCACGGTGCGCGACACCCTCGCCGACGGCATCCACATGACCGACGGCGCCTCCAACGGCACGCTCGACCACCCGCGGACCGAACGCACCGGCGACGACGGCGTGGCCGTGGTCTCCTACGGCACCGACCGTCCGTGCGCGGGAATCACCATCACGGCACCGGTCGTCGAGGGAACCCGTTGGGGCCGAGGGATCGCCGTCGTCGGCGGCCGTGACGTGTCCGTGCGCGACATCATGGTGTCGCGCACCAGCGGTGCCGGGGTCTACATCGCCTCGGAGGGCGCTCCCTACTACACCGACTCGGTCGCCGGGATCCACGTCGCGGGCGGCACGGTCACGGGCGCGAACACCGATCCGGCGGTGGTGCACGGCGCGGTGCTGGTGTATTCGGGCCACGCCGGTCACTCGGTGCGCGACGTGTCGATCTCCGATCTGACGATCGCCGGGACCCCGCCGTCCGCACAGCGCAACGTGGGCGTGCTGACCGGACCGGGATCGGTGGACGGGATCGACTTGAATCGAATCACACTGCAGAGCAATGACATTCGGCCGCTGATGGTTGACGCACCGGCCGGATCCGTCCAGATCTCCGACTTCACCGCCGACGGCCGACCGGTCGACGTCGGTTGA
- a CDS encoding sugar phosphate nucleotidyltransferase — MVNPAEVDAVVLVGGQGTRLRPLTLSAPKPMLPTAGLAFLTHLLSRIAEAGIEHVVLGTAYKADVFEAEFGDGSKLGLQIDYVFEDEPMGTGGAIANVTDKLRYDTAMVFNGDVLSGCDLRALLDSHESKDADVTLHLVRVGDPRAFGCVPTDDDGRVTAFLEKTQDPPTDQINAGCYVFKREVIDRIPRDRPVSVEREVFPGLLSAGLRVCGYVDATYWRDMGTPEDFVRGSADLVRGIAPSPALSGHRGESLVHDGASIAPGALLIGGTVVGRGAEIKAGARLDGAVIFDGVNVGAGAVIERSIIGFGARIGPRALIRDAVIGDGADIGARCELLRGARVWPGVTIPDGGIRYSTDV; from the coding sequence ATGGTGAATCCGGCTGAGGTCGACGCCGTCGTTCTGGTGGGCGGACAGGGCACGCGACTGCGCCCGCTGACGCTGTCGGCGCCGAAACCGATGTTGCCGACCGCAGGTCTGGCCTTCCTCACCCATCTGCTGTCCCGGATCGCCGAGGCGGGCATCGAGCACGTCGTGCTCGGCACGGCGTACAAGGCCGACGTCTTCGAGGCCGAGTTCGGCGACGGATCGAAACTCGGACTGCAGATCGACTACGTCTTCGAGGACGAACCGATGGGCACCGGCGGCGCGATCGCCAACGTCACCGACAAACTGCGCTACGACACCGCGATGGTGTTCAACGGCGACGTGTTGTCGGGCTGCGATCTGCGGGCGCTCCTCGACAGCCACGAGAGCAAGGACGCCGACGTCACGCTGCACCTGGTGCGCGTCGGCGACCCCCGCGCCTTCGGCTGCGTGCCGACCGACGACGACGGGCGGGTGACCGCGTTCCTGGAGAAGACGCAGGATCCGCCCACCGACCAGATCAACGCCGGCTGCTACGTCTTCAAACGCGAGGTGATCGACCGCATCCCACGGGACCGGCCGGTGTCGGTGGAGCGTGAGGTGTTCCCCGGGCTGCTGTCCGCGGGCCTACGGGTGTGTGGTTACGTCGACGCGACGTACTGGCGGGACATGGGTACGCCGGAGGACTTCGTCCGGGGATCGGCCGATCTGGTGCGGGGCATCGCCCCGTCGCCGGCGCTGAGCGGCCACCGCGGTGAGTCGCTGGTGCACGACGGCGCCTCGATCGCGCCGGGCGCGCTGTTGATCGGTGGCACCGTGGTGGGGCGCGGCGCGGAGATCAAGGCCGGCGCCCGCCTCGACGGCGCGGTCATCTTCGACGGCGTGAACGTCGGGGCCGGTGCGGTGATCGAACGCTCCATCATCGGGTTCGGCGCGCGAATCGGTCCGCGGGCGCTCATCAGGGACGCGGTGATCGGCGACGGCGCCGACATCGGCGCTCGCTGCGAACTGCTGCGCGGGGCGCGGGTGTGGCCCGGCGTGACGATCCCCGACGGCGGGATCCGCTACTCGACCGACGTCTGA
- a CDS encoding TIGR03089 family protein gives MCELTVTAALLGPLLDSDPAGPSITYYDDATGERIEVSAVTLANWAAKTGNLLRDELGAGPSSRIAVLLPAHWQTAAVLFGLWWIGAEALVGGGGDGADVALCTADRIDEADAAVGAGEIAVLSLDPFGRPVPDLPVGITDYATAVRVHGDQIVPERAPGPALDGRAVDDVLAAAARAATAAGLQPRDRVLSTAEWATADDVVSRLLAVYAVGGSLVQVAHPDSDALERRRAMEKVTRTLA, from the coding sequence GTGTGTGAACTGACCGTCACCGCCGCACTGCTCGGTCCGCTCCTGGACTCCGACCCCGCAGGGCCGAGCATCACCTACTACGACGACGCCACCGGCGAACGCATCGAGGTCTCCGCCGTGACGCTGGCCAACTGGGCCGCCAAGACGGGCAACCTGCTGCGGGACGAACTCGGCGCGGGTCCGTCGAGCCGGATCGCGGTGCTGCTGCCCGCGCACTGGCAGACCGCCGCGGTGCTGTTCGGGCTGTGGTGGATCGGGGCGGAGGCACTCGTGGGCGGTGGCGGCGACGGCGCGGACGTCGCGCTGTGCACCGCGGACCGGATCGACGAGGCGGACGCCGCGGTCGGCGCCGGTGAGATCGCGGTGCTGTCGTTGGATCCGTTCGGCAGACCGGTCCCCGATCTGCCCGTCGGCATCACCGACTACGCGACCGCCGTCCGTGTGCACGGCGACCAGATCGTCCCGGAGCGTGCGCCGGGGCCCGCGCTCGACGGGCGGGCGGTCGACGACGTGCTCGCCGCTGCCGCCCGCGCCGCGACCGCCGCGGGCCTCCAGCCGCGCGATCGCGTGCTGTCCACCGCGGAGTGGGCGACCGCCGACGATGTGGTGTCCCGTCTGCTCGCCGTCTACGCCGTCGGCGGCTCGTTGGTGCAGGTGGCACATCCCGATTCGGACGCACTGGAGCGCCGCCGCGCCATGGAGAAGGTCACCCGGACCTTGGCCTGA
- a CDS encoding polysaccharide deacetylase family protein yields the protein MTNARPIASVSFDLDNVWSFLKTHGDRQWESRPSYLSTATPRLVEFLGESCLTSTVFVIGADADRDDGAEAVHAFATAGHEIGNHSYEHEPWLQRYSAARVAEEIDRTHAAIVAAGAPAPTGFRGPGYSTSPTLERLLAERGYTYDASTFPTWIGPLARAHHLRTATLTAEQREERAHLFGGANQAMLSLRPHRSPSGIAELPVTTMPLLRTPIHGSYLMQLYSVSPRVARWYFGTAVRLCLARRIGMTMLLHPTDLLDRRDAPELDFFPGMAIPARDKYAFMRWVTSTMQRHFTVVGTGDHVTLALEAEGTYAPAR from the coding sequence ATGACGAACGCACGTCCCATCGCCAGCGTCTCGTTCGACCTCGACAACGTCTGGTCGTTCCTCAAGACCCACGGTGACCGGCAGTGGGAGTCGCGGCCCAGCTATCTTTCGACCGCGACGCCGCGCCTCGTGGAGTTCCTCGGCGAATCCTGCCTCACCTCAACGGTGTTCGTGATCGGCGCGGACGCCGACCGCGACGACGGCGCGGAGGCGGTGCACGCGTTCGCCACCGCCGGACACGAGATCGGCAACCACTCCTACGAGCACGAACCGTGGCTGCAGCGATACAGCGCCGCCCGGGTTGCGGAGGAGATCGACCGCACCCACGCGGCGATCGTCGCCGCCGGCGCACCGGCGCCCACCGGGTTCCGCGGGCCCGGCTACAGCACCAGCCCGACCCTGGAGCGGCTCCTCGCCGAACGCGGATACACCTACGACGCGAGCACCTTCCCCACGTGGATCGGACCGCTCGCGCGGGCTCACCACCTCCGCACCGCCACGCTGACCGCCGAGCAGCGCGAGGAACGCGCGCACCTGTTCGGCGGCGCGAATCAGGCGATGCTGTCCCTGCGACCGCACCGGTCCCCGAGCGGAATCGCCGAACTGCCGGTCACCACCATGCCGCTGCTGCGGACCCCGATCCACGGGTCCTACCTGATGCAGCTGTACTCGGTGTCGCCGCGGGTGGCGCGGTGGTACTTCGGCACGGCCGTCCGGCTGTGCCTGGCACGGCGCATCGGGATGACGATGTTGTTGCACCCCACTGATCTGCTCGACCGCCGCGACGCCCCGGAACTCGACTTCTTTCCCGGGATGGCGATCCCGGCCCGGGACAAGTACGCGTTCATGCGGTGGGTGACCTCGACGATGCAACGCCACTTCACCGTCGTGGGAACAGGCGACCACGTCACCCTGGCACTCGAAGCGGAGGGCACGTATGCGCCCGCACGCTGA